Within the Halobaculum limi genome, the region AGACGGACGAGGAACTCCGCATCGAGATCGCGGGCGAGGACCACACGTTCATGAACGTCCTCAAGGGCCAACTCCTCGAGACGGAGGGAGTCGCCGCCGCGACGTACGACATGAACCCCGAGCAGTCGGGTGGTCAGACGGAGCCGATCCTCTCTGTCAAGACTGAAGACGGCCTCGACCCACTCGACGCCCTCGCTGAGGCTGCGAACGGCGTCTCTGCGAATCTCAAAGAACTGTACGACGACATCGAGGCCGCGTTCGCGGACGCCGACGCCGCCGAAGCGTAAGCGCGCGGTTCGGTTACAATTCGGGCTGTTTCTCGCCCGCGCGAATCGCCACGTCTAGCCA harbors:
- a CDS encoding DNA-directed RNA polymerase subunit L, which translates into the protein MELRVIEKTDEELRIEIAGEDHTFMNVLKGQLLETEGVAAATYDMNPEQSGGQTEPILSVKTEDGLDPLDALAEAANGVSANLKELYDDIEAAFADADAAEA